Proteins from one Solenopsis invicta isolate M01_SB chromosome 11, UNIL_Sinv_3.0, whole genome shotgun sequence genomic window:
- the LOC105194637 gene encoding chymotrypsin-1-like: MMKLTILLAVIAIAQQAYCGCGHQYGHQYGHQYGHQNGHQYGHQNGHQNGHQYGHNQYVVTSGNTAVQHSPSPNQVSFVRGGQHSCGGCMISRQHILTSAQCVQNPTDLHVVVRHPNAPNGETHKIKHVHVHPEYSGQQQCENNVAVVSLSQPISCNHEQVAVPVATQNYATCDQCTGTISGWGKTSPAPQWYQVNIKTQKSCPEYCQCQRPSTNNQIYVAVQPGQGECTGNAGSPLIVNNEVVGVLAKKTASGEFGCTNVYQHRDFIESCQSSY; encoded by the exons ATGATGAAGTTAACTATTCTGCTCGCTGTGATTGCCATCGCTCAgc aAGCTTATTGCGGTTGTGGTCACCAATATGGGCATCAATATGGGCATCAATATGGGCATCAAAATGGGCATCAATATGGGCATCAAAATGGGCATCAAAATGGGCATCAATATGGGCATAATCAATATGTAGTCACTAGTGGTAACACAGCCGTACAGCATAGTCCATCGCCGAATCAGGTTTCCTTTGTGAGGGGCGGTCAGCACTCTTGCGGAGGTTGCATGATTAGTCGTCAACATATTCTCACTTCAGCTCAGTGTGTACAGAACCCGACAGACTTACAT GTCGTGGTCAGACACCCTAACGCACCGAATGGCGAAACTCACAAGATCAAGCACGTTCACGTACATCCAGAGTACAGTGGACAACAGCAGTGCGAGAATAATGTCGCCGTGGTCTCG TTGTCACAGCCAATCTCGTGCAATCACGAGCAAGTCGCAGTCCCTGTAGCAACTCAAAATTATGCAACCTGCGATCAATGCACTGGCACCATAAGTGGATGGGGAAAAACTTCGCCAGCACCTCAATGGTATCAAGTGAATATCAAGACCCAAAAGAGCTGTCCTGAATATTGCCAATGTCAACGTCCAAGCACCAACAATCAGATATATGTGGCTGTCCAACCAGGACAAGGCGAATGCACA GGTAATGCTGGTAGCCCTCTCATCGTGAATAATGAGGTTGTTGGCGTTTTGGCTAAGAAAACTGCTTCGGGAGAATTTGGATGTACTAATGTTTACCAACATCGTGATTTTATCGAATCATGTCAATCCAGCTactaa